One Cygnus olor isolate bCygOlo1 chromosome 31 unlocalized genomic scaffold, bCygOlo1.pri.v2 SUPER_31A, whole genome shotgun sequence DNA window includes the following coding sequences:
- the LOC121062833 gene encoding olfactory receptor 14A16-like, with translation MSNSSSVSEFLLLAFADTRELQLLHFGLFLGIYLAALLGNGLILTAVACHHHLHTPMYFFLLNLALLDLGCISTTLPKAMANALWDTRAISYQECAAQVFFFLFFISAEYSLLTVMSYDRYVAICKPLHYGSLVGSRACAQMAAAAWGSGFLNAVLHTATTFSLPLCQGNAVDQFFCEIPQILKLSCSDTYLREVGALVFSVSLLFGGFVFIVLSYVQIFRAVLRMPSSQGQHKAFSTCLPHLAVVSLFVSTAMVAYLKPPSISSPSLDLVVAVLYSVLPPAVNPLIYSMRNLELKDALWKLMTRCVLEAVNFHSTSADD, from the coding sequence atgtccaacagcagctctgtgagcgagttcctcctgctggcattcgcagacacgagggagctgcagctcctgcactttgggctcttcctgggcatctacctggctgccctcctgggcaacggcctcatcctcaccgccgtagcctgccaccaccacctccacacccccatgtacttcttcctcctcaacctcgccctcctcgacctgggctgcatctccaccactctccccaaagccatggccaatgccctctgggacaccagggccatctcctaTCAAGAGTGTGCTGCTcaggtctttttctttctgttctttatatCAGCAGAATATTCCCTTCTCACTGTCATGTCCTATGAccgctacgttgccatctgcaagcccctgcactacgggagcctcgtgggcagcagagcttgtgcccagatggcagcagctgcctggggcagtggctttctcaatgctgtcctgcacacggccacgacattttccctgcccctctgccaaggcaatgctgtggaccagttcttctgtgagatcccccagatcctcaagctctcctgctcagacacctacctcagggaagttgGGGCACTTGTGTTTagtgtttctttattatttggtggttttgtttttattgtgctgtcctatgtgcagatcttcagggcagtgctgaggatgccctcttCTCAGGGccagcacaaagccttttccacgtgcctccctcacctggccgtgGTCTCCCTATTTGTCAGCACTGCCATGgttgcctacctgaagcccccctccatctcttccccatccctggacctggtggtggcagttctgtactcggttttgcctccagcagtgaaccccctcatctacagcatgaggaacctGGAGCTCAAGGATGCCCTGTGGAAATTGATGACTAGATGTGTTTTGGAAGCAGTAAATTTCCATTCTACCTCTGCAGATGACTAA